The following are encoded in a window of Mycobacterium decipiens genomic DNA:
- the metE gene encoding 5-methyltetrahydropteroyltriglutamate--homocysteine S-methyltransferase, which yields MTQLVSRQPFTATITGTPRIGPHRELKRATERYWAGRVSRSDLESVAATLRRDTWSDLAAAGLDSVPVNTFSYYDQMLDTAVLLGALPERVRKVSDDLDRYFAAARGNDDIAPLEMTKWFDTNYHYLVPEIGPSTRFTLNPDKVLSELKEAQEQGIPARPVVIGPVTFLLLSKAVDGATAPIERLEELLPLYCELLSLLADSGAQWVQLDEPALVSDISPDAPALAERIYSALGSLSNRPAIYVATYFGDPGPALAGLARTPVEAIGVDLVYGQSAAIAAVPELADKTLVAGVVDGRNIWRTDLQAALGKLATLLGSAKAVAVSTSCSTLHVPYSLEPETDLDHALRSWLAFGAEKVQEVAVLARALHEGREAVADEIAASNAAVASRKHDPRLHNGQVRARIDSIIASGAHRGEPATRRASQEARLHLPPLPTTTIGSFPQTVEIRKARAALVAGEIDDAEYTRRMQAEVAEVIKLQEQLGLDVLVHGEPERNDMVQYFAEQLDGFFATKNGWVQSYGSRCVRPPILYGDVTRQHPMTVDWATYAQSLTDKPVKGMLTGPVTILAWSFVRDDQPLAETANQVALAIRDETVDLQSAGIVVIQVDEPALRELLPLRGADQDEYLRWAVGSFRLATSGVADATQIHTHLCYSEFGEVIGAIADLDADVTSIEAARSHMEVLDDLNAIGFANSVGPGVYDIHSPRVPSTNEMAESLRAALRAVPAGRLWVNPDCGLKTRNAGEVTASLRNMVAAAQEVRAGV from the coding sequence GTGACCCAGCTTGTAAGTCGTCAGCCATTCACCGCAACCATTACCGGCACGCCGCGCATCGGCCCGCACCGCGAACTCAAGCGCGCAACCGAGCGCTACTGGGCGGGGCGCGTCAGCCGATCCGACCTGGAGTCCGTCGCGGCCACCCTACGCCGCGACACCTGGTCGGACCTGGCCGCAGCCGGCCTGGACTCGGTGCCGGTGAACACCTTCTCCTACTACGACCAGATGCTCGACACGGCGGTTCTGCTGGGCGCGTTGCCGGAGCGGGTACGCAAGGTCTCCGACGACCTGGACCGCTACTTTGCCGCCGCGCGGGGCAACGACGACATCGCGCCGCTGGAGATGACGAAGTGGTTCGACACCAACTACCACTACCTGGTTCCAGAAATCGGGCCGTCGACCCGCTTCACACTGAATCCCGACAAGGTGCTCTCCGAGCTGAAAGAGGCACAAGAACAGGGTATCCCGGCACGTCCCGTTGTCATCGGGCCAGTCACCTTCCTGTTGCTGAGCAAGGCCGTCGACGGTGCGACGGCACCGATCGAGCGTCTCGAAGAGCTGCTTCCGCTCTACTGCGAACTGCTGTCCTTGCTCGCCGACAGCGGTGCGCAATGGGTCCAGCTCGACGAGCCGGCGCTGGTGAGCGACATCTCCCCCGACGCGCCAGCGCTGGCCGAGCGCATCTACAGCGCGCTGGGATCGCTGAGCAATCGGCCGGCCATCTATGTCGCCACCTACTTCGGCGACCCCGGCCCCGCGTTGGCCGGGTTGGCCCGCACACCGGTCGAGGCAATCGGCGTTGACTTGGTGTATGGGCAGAGTGCCGCGATTGCGGCGGTGCCTGAGCTGGCGGACAAGACGCTGGTGGCCGGCGTCGTCGATGGCCGCAACATCTGGCGCACCGACCTGCAGGCCGCGCTGGGCAAGCTGGCGACGCTGCTGGGGTCGGCTAAAGCCGTGGCCGTGTCTACATCGTGCTCCACGCTGCATGTCCCTTACTCGCTCGAGCCGGAAACCGACCTGGACCACGCCCTGCGCAGCTGGCTGGCGTTCGGCGCCGAGAAGGTGCAGGAGGTTGCCGTCCTCGCGCGCGCCCTGCACGAGGGCCGCGAGGCCGTCGCCGACGAGATCGCAGCGTCCAACGCCGCGGTGGCCTCGCGCAAACACGACCCGCGTCTGCACAACGGCCAGGTTCGGGCTCGCATCGACTCGATCATCGCCTCGGGTGCACATCGCGGCGAACCCGCAACACGCCGGGCCAGTCAGGAGGCGCGGCTGCACCTACCACCGCTGCCCACCACCACGATCGGGTCGTTCCCGCAGACTGTCGAGATCCGCAAGGCCCGCGCCGCGCTGGTCGCCGGTGAGATAGACGACGCCGAATACACGCGTCGGATGCAGGCCGAGGTCGCCGAGGTGATCAAGCTGCAGGAGCAACTCGGGCTGGACGTGCTGGTGCACGGTGAGCCCGAGCGCAACGACATGGTGCAGTACTTCGCTGAGCAGCTGGACGGCTTCTTCGCCACCAAGAACGGCTGGGTGCAGTCCTACGGCAGCCGCTGCGTGCGGCCGCCGATCCTCTACGGTGACGTCACGCGCCAGCACCCGATGACGGTGGACTGGGCCACCTATGCGCAGTCCCTGACCGACAAGCCGGTGAAGGGCATGCTGACCGGGCCCGTCACGATCTTGGCCTGGTCGTTCGTCCGTGACGATCAGCCGCTGGCCGAGACCGCCAACCAGGTGGCGCTGGCCATTCGCGATGAGACGGTGGATCTGCAGTCCGCCGGCATTGTGGTCATCCAGGTGGACGAGCCCGCACTGCGCGAGCTGCTGCCGCTGCGTGGCGCCGACCAGGACGAGTATTTGCGCTGGGCGGTGGGGTCGTTCCGGTTGGCCACCTCCGGCGTCGCGGACGCCACGCAGATCCACACCCACCTGTGCTACTCGGAGTTCGGCGAGGTGATCGGCGCTATCGCCGACCTGGATGCCGATGTCACGTCTATCGAGGCGGCGCGGTCACACATGGAGGTGCTGGACGACCTGAACGCGATCGGCTTCGCCAACAGCGTGGGCCCGGGTGTCTACGACATCCACTCGCCGCGGGTGCCGAGCACGAACGAGATGGCCGAATCGCTGCGGGCCGCATTGAGAGCCGTTCCGGCTGGGCGGCTTTGGGTCAACCCCGACTGCGGGCTGAAGACGCGAAACGCCGGCGAGGTGACCGCCTCGCTGCGGAACATGGTCGCCGCGGCGCAAGAGGTTCGAGCGGGCGTCTAG
- a CDS encoding CbbQ/NirQ/NorQ/GpvN family protein encodes MAPPACRPFYVSVGNEERVFKAAFRQGLSVLLKGPTGCGKTRFLEAMAHDVDRPLITVACHDDLTTADLVGRYLLRGGETEWVDRPLTRAVREGAICYLDEVVEARQDTTVVLHPLADHRRQLPIERLGVTLDAAAGFCLVVSYNPGYQSVLKDLKDSTRQRMVAIEFGFPAADVEEKIVAHEAGIGPDAAAELVRLAHAIRRVEDGGLREVASTRVLIAAGQLIAEGLSPRVAAGAAIAGPLTDDAHAAGGLSEMIDVYLAGR; translated from the coding sequence GTGGCGCCACCGGCGTGTCGTCCGTTCTACGTGTCGGTCGGCAACGAGGAACGGGTATTCAAGGCGGCCTTCCGGCAAGGGCTCTCGGTCTTGCTCAAGGGTCCAACCGGGTGCGGCAAGACCCGGTTCCTCGAGGCCATGGCACACGACGTCGATCGCCCGCTCATCACGGTGGCCTGCCACGACGATCTCACCACCGCTGATCTCGTCGGGCGTTATCTGTTGCGCGGCGGCGAAACCGAGTGGGTCGACCGCCCGTTGACCCGGGCCGTGCGCGAGGGCGCGATCTGCTACCTCGACGAGGTCGTTGAGGCGCGGCAGGACACCACCGTCGTGCTGCATCCGCTCGCCGACCACCGCCGGCAGCTGCCGATTGAACGACTGGGGGTAACCCTGGACGCCGCGGCGGGGTTCTGCCTGGTGGTGTCCTACAACCCCGGCTATCAGAGCGTCCTCAAGGATCTCAAGGATTCGACACGGCAGCGAATGGTCGCCATCGAATTCGGCTTCCCGGCCGCCGACGTCGAGGAAAAGATCGTCGCCCACGAGGCCGGCATCGGCCCCGACGCGGCCGCCGAGCTGGTGCGGTTGGCCCATGCGATTCGGCGCGTCGAGGACGGCGGGTTGCGCGAAGTGGCTTCGACGCGGGTACTCATCGCCGCAGGACAACTCATCGCCGAGGGGCTGAGCCCGCGGGTAGCCGCTGGCGCCGCTATCGCCGGGCCGCTGACCGACGACGCCCATGCAGCCGGCGGCCTGTCGGAGATGATCGACGTCTATCTGGCCGGTCGCTAG
- a CDS encoding DoxX family protein, translating to MTSYDVGLLILRLVLGVTLAAHGLNKFFGGGRIPGTARWFESIGMKPGTFHATLAASTETAAGLGLAAGLLTPIPAAGFVSLMLVAAWTVHRANGFFIVNEGWEYNLVLAVSAVVVATLGAGKLSLDWLIFQKNWFDGWHGLLFATGLGLAGAVGQLLIFYRPPA from the coding sequence ATGACTTCCTACGATGTCGGGCTACTGATCCTGCGGCTGGTGCTGGGTGTGACCCTGGCCGCGCATGGCTTGAACAAGTTCTTCGGCGGCGGCCGGATTCCGGGCACCGCGCGCTGGTTCGAGAGCATCGGGATGAAGCCGGGCACCTTTCACGCCACCCTGGCCGCCAGCACCGAGACGGCCGCCGGCCTGGGGCTGGCGGCAGGCCTGCTGACGCCGATCCCGGCCGCGGGTTTCGTCTCGCTGATGCTGGTTGCGGCGTGGACGGTACACCGCGCCAACGGCTTCTTCATCGTCAATGAAGGCTGGGAGTACAACCTGGTGCTGGCGGTCAGTGCAGTCGTCGTCGCCACGTTGGGCGCCGGCAAGCTCAGCCTGGATTGGCTGATCTTTCAGAAGAACTGGTTCGACGGCTGGCACGGATTGCTGTTCGCGACGGGGCTCGGCCTCGCCGGGGCCGTGGGCCAGTTGCTGATCTTCTACCGCCCGCCGGCCTAG
- a CDS encoding TetR/AcrR family transcriptional regulator: MAKADSLVPDYQSRSAGDAGTRRSEILQTAASLIASSGLRTSLQEIADAAGILPGSLYHHFESKEAILVELTRRYQDELNRIGLAAQAKLDEADSRPVSEKIAELGSAIANCAVRHRAALQMSFYEGPSADPELVKLTQQRPGAIREAMLQTLRAARWSGYIKPDIDLPTLADRICQTMLQVGLDVIRHNASADQVSALMCRIMLHGLAARPPADRALDGSAAFAAASDVIESWTDDKDADPSDKSAHVRAVARTEFGRKGYEVTTIRDIASAAGLGTGTVYRVIGSKDELLASIMRSFGQKVEAGWVSVLRSDSTPVAKLDALSWVNVNALDQFSDEFRIQLAWMRQSPPNTANPGWSYPTRLRQMKSLLSEGIRSAEISIDTPSTAMLARAVIGMQWIPENILRAVGNRPSLILARDTVLRGAAVRNG; encoded by the coding sequence ATGGCCAAAGCCGACTCCTTGGTGCCCGACTACCAATCCAGGAGTGCCGGCGACGCCGGGACACGCCGAAGCGAGATCCTGCAGACCGCGGCATCGTTGATCGCCTCCTCGGGCTTGCGAACGTCGCTGCAGGAGATTGCCGATGCGGCAGGCATTCTCCCGGGTAGCTTGTACCACCACTTCGAATCCAAAGAAGCGATCCTGGTCGAGCTCACTCGTCGGTATCAGGATGAGCTGAATCGCATTGGGCTAGCCGCGCAGGCGAAATTGGACGAGGCCGACTCGCGACCCGTTTCCGAGAAGATTGCCGAGCTGGGGTCGGCGATTGCCAACTGTGCCGTGCGACACCGGGCTGCCCTGCAGATGTCGTTCTACGAGGGGCCGAGCGCAGATCCCGAACTGGTGAAGCTGACCCAGCAACGACCGGGCGCGATTAGGGAGGCGATGCTGCAAACCCTGCGAGCCGCCAGGTGGAGTGGCTACATCAAACCCGATATCGACCTTCCCACATTGGCTGACCGCATCTGCCAGACGATGCTGCAGGTTGGGCTCGACGTCATCCGGCACAACGCTTCCGCCGATCAGGTGTCGGCGCTCATGTGCCGAATCATGCTGCACGGGCTGGCGGCCCGACCGCCCGCCGACCGGGCGCTCGACGGGTCCGCCGCGTTCGCCGCCGCCAGCGATGTCATCGAGTCGTGGACCGACGACAAGGACGCCGACCCGAGCGACAAGTCCGCCCACGTTCGCGCGGTGGCGCGAACGGAGTTCGGCCGCAAGGGGTACGAAGTCACCACGATCAGGGACATCGCGTCGGCAGCCGGCCTCGGTACCGGGACCGTCTATCGGGTGATCGGATCCAAGGACGAGCTCCTCGCCTCGATCATGCGCTCCTTCGGGCAGAAAGTTGAAGCCGGCTGGGTCAGCGTTCTGCGCTCGGATTCAACGCCTGTCGCGAAGCTGGACGCGCTGAGTTGGGTCAACGTCAACGCGCTGGACCAGTTTTCCGACGAGTTCCGGATTCAGCTTGCCTGGATGCGCCAATCGCCACCCAACACTGCCAACCCGGGATGGTCATATCCGACGCGCCTGCGGCAGATGAAATCGCTTCTGTCCGAAGGGATCCGGTCGGCCGAGATAAGCATCGACACGCCGTCCACCGCGATGCTGGCACGGGCTGTCATCGGCATGCAGTGGATCCCGGAGAACATCCTGCGCGCCGTCGGCAATCGTCCGTCCCTGATCCTCGCACGCGACACCGTGTTGCGCGGCGCCGCTGTTCGCAACGGCTAA
- a CDS encoding nitric oxide reductase activation protein NorD, translated as MVTDQSHPDRFARWGMLASALSGHTLRVAPAGPGERAWTDGVTIFLDPGTTARHQLAALAVQASLLAAGSLKPQVLRTLTRRPAVTRRYLAVEGHRALAANNHLLPTSVRPLVDGGIAAATESPEGSLAVALGRGPVADPPECFGTIRCRILLATNHRGSRRRRWIELDEDDTDNPAAASDGFTSSIGGGAVGRLLASMLRAVRRLGAGGQPGANAPTHHTRSAPRGNAAVSWTGPMGPIDGPAGESLGTTYPEWDIHRQRYRPNWCTVREVQPGVGDASLPDGAGEYGLRRPLARLGLGPDWFHRQVHGDDIDIDAAIEARVGSLAGSGSSEAVYIDSLRRRRDLAVLLLLDVSGSVAEPSVAGNTVHEQQRITAAALAVALHGIGDRLALYAFHSQGRSAVRLMPVKRFDDALDGLVLRQLRGLVPGGYSRLGAAIRHGAAVLENRGGTSRRLLVVVSDGLAYDHGYERGYGAADVHRALAEARGRGMGCVCLTVGAGTDPGELQRVFGSASHATVARPEQLSRVVGPLFREALRAGNVRRPGAAAYLEPNICSALRCAQLGVKER; from the coding sequence GTGGTGACCGACCAGTCCCACCCCGATCGGTTTGCTCGATGGGGCATGCTGGCTTCCGCTCTTTCCGGTCACACTCTGCGGGTGGCCCCGGCGGGGCCGGGCGAGCGAGCGTGGACGGATGGTGTCACGATCTTTCTCGATCCCGGGACCACTGCGCGCCATCAGTTGGCGGCGCTGGCCGTGCAGGCGTCGCTGCTGGCCGCCGGAAGCCTGAAACCGCAGGTGCTGCGGACCCTCACCCGACGCCCCGCGGTGACAAGGCGATATCTGGCCGTGGAGGGCCACCGGGCGCTGGCGGCGAACAACCATTTGTTGCCGACGTCAGTCCGGCCGCTGGTCGATGGTGGCATCGCGGCAGCCACCGAATCGCCCGAGGGTTCCTTGGCTGTGGCGCTGGGGCGAGGGCCGGTCGCCGACCCACCGGAGTGCTTTGGAACCATCCGCTGTCGAATTCTGTTGGCAACGAACCACCGTGGCAGCCGTCGTCGGAGATGGATCGAACTCGACGAGGACGACACCGACAATCCAGCGGCAGCTTCCGACGGTTTCACCAGCTCGATAGGCGGCGGCGCGGTCGGCCGGTTGCTCGCCAGCATGCTGCGGGCGGTGCGACGGCTCGGTGCCGGTGGCCAGCCGGGCGCCAACGCGCCGACGCACCATACCCGTTCGGCCCCCCGGGGCAACGCGGCTGTGTCGTGGACCGGTCCGATGGGCCCAATCGACGGTCCGGCCGGTGAAAGCCTCGGAACGACATACCCCGAGTGGGATATTCATCGACAGCGCTATCGGCCGAACTGGTGCACGGTGCGAGAAGTCCAGCCCGGTGTCGGGGACGCCTCGTTACCGGACGGTGCGGGGGAGTACGGATTGCGCCGGCCGCTGGCCCGCCTGGGCCTGGGGCCAGACTGGTTTCATCGGCAGGTCCACGGCGACGACATCGACATCGACGCCGCGATCGAAGCACGGGTCGGGAGTCTGGCGGGTTCTGGTTCGAGCGAGGCGGTATACATCGACAGCCTGCGTCGCCGGCGCGATCTCGCGGTGCTCCTGCTGCTGGACGTGTCCGGCTCGGTCGCCGAGCCGAGCGTGGCCGGCAACACCGTGCACGAACAACAGCGGATCACCGCGGCGGCGCTGGCTGTCGCCCTGCATGGTATCGGAGATCGACTGGCGCTCTACGCGTTTCATTCCCAAGGGCGATCGGCGGTTAGACTGATGCCGGTAAAGCGTTTCGATGACGCCCTCGACGGGTTGGTGTTGCGGCAACTTCGCGGCTTAGTTCCAGGCGGGTATTCGAGGCTGGGCGCGGCGATCCGGCACGGAGCTGCCGTGTTGGAGAACCGCGGCGGCACATCGCGGCGGCTGCTGGTGGTGGTATCCGATGGGTTGGCCTACGACCACGGTTATGAACGCGGCTACGGGGCGGCCGATGTTCACCGCGCGCTGGCCGAAGCCCGCGGTCGGGGCATGGGGTGCGTGTGTCTGACGGTCGGCGCTGGCACCGATCCGGGGGAGTTGCAACGGGTATTCGGGAGCGCTAGCCACGCCACCGTTGCGCGACCGGAACAACTGAGCCGGGTGGTCGGGCCGTTGTTCCGCGAGGCACTGCGCGCGGGGAATGTCCGGCGACCCGGGGCCGCGGCGTACCTTGAGCCAAATATCTGTTCCGCGCTACGCTGCGCCCAGCTCGGTGTGAAGGAGAGATGA
- a CDS encoding DUF3556 domain-containing protein: protein MGFLKPQLPEIDMAEWSKGTRSEKIRPMARHWAEVGFGTPVALHLFYVAKILLYILVGWLIVFSTKDIDGFTDFKSWYSEPIVFQKVVLYTMLFELIGLGCGFGPLNNRFFPPMGSILYWMRFGTIRLPPWPDRVGWTAGTKRKPVDVAFYALLLIMLLSALFTDGGGPVPELGSRVGLLPVWQIVTILVLLGVLGLRDKVIFLAARGEVYATLTVTFLFGGVDMIVAAKLVFLVIWMGAATSKLNRHFPFVIATMMSNNPLFRPRFIKRMFFEKFPDDLRPGLLSRIFAHVSTFIEMCVPVVLFVAHGGWPTAVAAAVMVGFHLGILTAIPMGVPLEWNVFMIFGVLSLFVGHADLGLTDMKNPVPVAILLAVVVSTVIAGNLFPRKISFLPGMRYYAGNWDTTLWCIKPSADDKITRGIVAIASMPAAQLELYYGKDRAQIPMYLGYAFRAMNTHGRALFTLAHRAMAGHNEDDYVITDGERICSTAIGWNFGDGHMHNEQLIEAMQQRCRFEPGEVRIVLLDAQPIHRQTQQYRLVDAATGEFERGYVRVADMVNRQPWDDEVPIQVLPD from the coding sequence ATGGGATTTCTCAAGCCCCAGTTGCCGGAAATCGACATGGCCGAGTGGAGTAAGGGCACCCGCAGCGAGAAGATCCGCCCGATGGCCCGGCACTGGGCCGAGGTGGGCTTTGGAACGCCGGTGGCGCTGCACCTGTTCTACGTCGCAAAGATCCTGCTCTACATCCTGGTTGGCTGGCTGATCGTGTTCAGCACCAAGGACATTGACGGGTTCACCGACTTCAAGTCGTGGTACTCCGAGCCGATCGTGTTTCAGAAGGTCGTGCTCTACACGATGCTGTTCGAATTGATCGGGCTGGGCTGCGGCTTCGGGCCGCTGAACAACCGGTTCTTCCCGCCGATGGGCTCGATCCTGTACTGGATGCGCTTTGGCACCATCCGGCTGCCACCGTGGCCGGATCGCGTCGGGTGGACCGCGGGTACCAAGCGCAAACCGGTGGACGTCGCGTTCTACGCGCTACTGCTGATCATGCTGTTGTCGGCGCTGTTCACCGACGGCGGCGGGCCGGTACCGGAGCTGGGCTCGAGGGTCGGTCTGCTGCCGGTGTGGCAGATCGTGACGATCCTGGTACTTCTCGGGGTGCTGGGGCTGCGGGACAAGGTGATCTTTCTGGCGGCCCGCGGTGAGGTGTACGCGACGCTGACGGTGACCTTCCTGTTCGGCGGTGTCGACATGATCGTCGCCGCCAAGCTGGTGTTCCTGGTGATCTGGATGGGCGCGGCGACGTCGAAGCTCAACAGGCACTTCCCCTTTGTGATCGCCACGATGATGTCCAACAACCCCCTGTTCCGCCCGCGGTTCATCAAGCGGATGTTCTTCGAGAAGTTTCCCGACGATCTGCGGCCCGGACTCCTGTCGCGGATCTTTGCCCACGTCAGCACTTTCATCGAAATGTGTGTGCCCGTGGTGTTGTTCGTCGCCCACGGCGGCTGGCCGACCGCGGTGGCCGCGGCGGTCATGGTGGGTTTCCACTTGGGGATCCTCACCGCGATCCCAATGGGGGTGCCGCTGGAGTGGAACGTCTTCATGATATTCGGTGTCCTGTCGTTGTTCGTCGGCCATGCCGATCTTGGCCTGACCGACATGAAAAACCCTGTGCCGGTGGCGATTCTGTTGGCGGTGGTCGTCAGCACAGTCATCGCGGGCAACCTGTTTCCGCGTAAGATCTCGTTCCTGCCGGGCATGCGCTATTACGCCGGAAACTGGGACACCACGCTGTGGTGCATTAAGCCCTCGGCCGACGACAAGATCACCAGGGGCATCGTCGCGATCGCCAGCATGCCGGCCGCACAGCTGGAGCTGTACTACGGCAAGGACCGAGCCCAAATCCCGATGTACCTCGGATACGCGTTCCGCGCCATGAACACTCACGGCAGGGCGCTGTTCACGCTGGCGCATCGGGCGATGGCGGGCCACAACGAGGACGACTACGTCATCACCGACGGGGAGCGGATCTGCAGCACCGCAATCGGGTGGAATTTCGGCGACGGCCACATGCACAACGAGCAACTGATCGAGGCAATGCAGCAACGCTGCCGGTTCGAGCCCGGGGAGGTGCGGATCGTGCTGCTCGATGCGCAGCCTATCCACCGGCAGACCCAGCAGTATCGACTGGTGGACGCGGCGACCGGCGAGTTCGAGCGCGGCTATGTGCGCGTCGCCGACATGGTGAACCGACAGCCCTGGGACGACGAGGTGCCGATCCAGGTGCTGCCCGACTAA
- a CDS encoding SDR family oxidoreductase, whose product MTAIDRFRYDGKRALVVGGATGMGAAAAKAAAELGAEVVVMDYAPVNYQVTQALNVDLRDPASIDAAVEEIGGPVHAVFSAAGVADGGDLMKINFIGHRHLIERLLGNGQLPSGSAICFISSVAGMGWENDMPRLLDFLAAPDYAAAVAWAAAHEAEGIIHYGFSKKAINAYVATRAYPLLKNGIRINAICPGPTDTPLAQANADLWLTFAQDYRDETGSMVHTPEQMGDVMAFLNSAAAVGISGTTLLVDYGHAMSSLTGAFPPGKPIIDLIMGRVALS is encoded by the coding sequence ATGACTGCAATCGATCGGTTCCGGTACGACGGCAAGCGGGCGCTGGTGGTCGGCGGCGCGACGGGCATGGGTGCCGCAGCGGCCAAGGCCGCGGCAGAGCTCGGCGCCGAAGTTGTCGTGATGGACTACGCGCCGGTGAACTACCAGGTCACCCAGGCTCTGAATGTCGACCTGCGCGACCCGGCCTCGATCGACGCCGCCGTCGAGGAGATCGGTGGGCCGGTCCACGCGGTCTTCTCCGCCGCGGGCGTTGCCGACGGTGGAGATCTGATGAAGATCAACTTCATCGGACACCGGCATCTCATCGAACGCCTGCTCGGCAACGGCCAGCTCCCTTCCGGCTCGGCGATTTGCTTCATCTCCTCGGTCGCGGGCATGGGATGGGAGAACGATATGCCCCGACTGCTCGACTTCCTGGCCGCGCCGGATTATGCAGCGGCCGTGGCTTGGGCCGCCGCTCATGAGGCAGAAGGCATCATCCACTACGGCTTCAGCAAGAAGGCCATCAACGCCTACGTGGCAACGCGGGCCTATCCCCTGCTGAAGAACGGGATCCGCATCAACGCGATTTGTCCGGGTCCGACGGACACCCCGTTGGCCCAAGCCAATGCCGACCTGTGGCTCACCTTCGCGCAGGACTACCGAGACGAAACCGGCTCCATGGTCCATACCCCGGAACAGATGGGCGATGTCATGGCGTTCCTCAACAGCGCCGCTGCCGTCGGTATCAGCGGGACCACGCTGCTGGTGGACTACGGGCACGCGATGTCGTCGCTCACCGGGGCGTTCCCACCCGGAAAGCCCATCATCGATCTGATCATGGGCCGCGTCGCGCTGTCGTAG
- a CDS encoding pyruvate, phosphate dikinase, which translates to MQRLPKSTRGCTTTRIARGTTGHTVVLLDGEAQHPRALLGNKGHGIDAMRRHKLPVPPAFCITTDVGVRYLAEPGPTIDAIWHDVVDRMNWLEAETSRTFGKGPRPLLVSVRSGATESMPGMMDTILDLGVNDAVEQALAAQRSPEFARDTRRRFTRMYRRIVAGTDPAEDPYAQLRASIEAVFASWNSPRAAAYRAHCGLDDQGGTAVVVQAMVFGNQAKDSGAGVLSSRNPITGAHEPFGEWLPGGQGDDVVSGLVDVEPITALRDEQPGVYDELIDAARSLERLACDVQEIEFTVEDGKLWLLQTRAAERSAQAAVRLALQLRDEGLIDDDETLRRVTPAHVETLLLPALQPETRLAAPLLAKGLPACPGVAAGTAFTDVDRALDAADRGEQVILVRDHTRPEDVSGMLAAQGIVTEVGGAASHAAVVSRELGRVAVVGCGQGVATSLAGRQVTVDGYEGEVREGNLRLSAWSEDDTPELCELADIARRISPLRAHAAGDFPRLDDHSEAAVRAALTARHGDVVSATPLITMLTALRLTGQDAP; encoded by the coding sequence ATGCAGCGTTTGCCGAAAAGCACTAGGGGGTGCACCACGACTCGTATCGCACGAGGCACCACGGGACACACCGTGGTCTTGCTGGACGGCGAGGCGCAACACCCGCGGGCGCTCCTGGGCAACAAGGGCCACGGCATCGATGCGATGCGACGGCACAAGTTGCCGGTGCCGCCCGCCTTCTGCATCACCACCGACGTGGGCGTTCGCTATCTCGCCGAACCCGGGCCGACGATCGACGCGATTTGGCACGACGTGGTTGACCGGATGAACTGGCTGGAAGCCGAGACGTCTCGCACGTTCGGCAAAGGTCCGCGTCCATTATTGGTCAGCGTGCGCTCGGGAGCCACCGAGTCCATGCCCGGCATGATGGACACGATCTTGGATCTGGGCGTCAACGACGCCGTCGAACAGGCGTTGGCCGCGCAGCGCTCCCCCGAGTTCGCCCGCGATACCAGACGGCGGTTTACCCGCATGTATCGGCGCATCGTGGCCGGTACCGACCCAGCCGAGGATCCATACGCACAGTTGCGCGCCAGCATCGAAGCCGTGTTTGCCTCGTGGAACTCGCCGCGCGCCGCCGCCTACCGCGCGCATTGCGGCCTCGACGACCAAGGCGGCACGGCGGTGGTGGTGCAGGCCATGGTGTTCGGCAACCAGGCGAAAGACTCCGGCGCCGGAGTGTTGTCCTCCCGCAACCCGATCACCGGCGCCCACGAGCCGTTCGGCGAATGGCTGCCCGGCGGCCAGGGCGATGACGTGGTGTCCGGATTGGTCGACGTAGAACCGATCACCGCGCTGCGCGACGAGCAACCGGGTGTCTATGACGAACTCATCGACGCCGCCCGCAGCTTGGAACGGCTGGCCTGCGACGTCCAAGAGATTGAGTTCACCGTCGAAGACGGCAAGCTGTGGTTGCTGCAGACACGGGCTGCCGAGCGGTCGGCGCAGGCCGCGGTGCGACTGGCGCTGCAGCTTCGAGACGAGGGACTCATCGACGACGACGAAACCCTCCGCCGGGTGACCCCAGCGCATGTCGAAACCTTGCTGCTGCCAGCGCTACAGCCGGAAACACGTTTAGCCGCACCACTTTTGGCCAAAGGCCTGCCGGCTTGCCCCGGCGTGGCAGCCGGCACGGCGTTCACCGACGTGGACCGGGCACTGGACGCCGCCGACCGCGGGGAACAGGTCATCCTGGTGCGCGACCACACCAGGCCCGAAGACGTCTCGGGCATGCTGGCGGCCCAGGGCATCGTCACCGAGGTCGGCGGTGCGGCCAGCCATGCGGCGGTGGTCAGCCGTGAGCTCGGCCGGGTGGCCGTGGTCGGCTGCGGGCAAGGAGTCGCCACATCCTTGGCGGGCAGGCAAGTCACCGTCGACGGCTACGAAGGTGAAGTGCGCGAAGGCAATCTGCGACTGTCGGCGTGGTCGGAGGACGACACGCCGGAGCTCTGCGAGTTGGCCGACATCGCGCGACGGATCAGCCCGCTGCGTGCCCACGCCGCCGGCGACTTCCCGCGACTGGACGATCATTCCGAAGCAGCGGTGCGCGCCGCGCTGACCGCCAGGCATGGCGACGTTGTGTCGGCCACTCCGCTGATCACCATGTTGACCGCACTGCGGCTTACGGGTCAGGACGCCCCGTGA